The following proteins are encoded in a genomic region of Zea mays cultivar B73 chromosome 9, Zm-B73-REFERENCE-NAM-5.0, whole genome shotgun sequence:
- the LOC100282881 gene encoding protein SUR2, translating to MAFAVSDELLGTFVPIAVYWLYSGLYVVLDGLGMDDYRLHPKGEEEAKNIVSRSTVVRGVLVQQAFQIAVSLLLFTVLGDENGAVRKQPPALVLALQFIVAMFVMDTWQYFMHRYMHINKFLYKHVHSKHHTLVVPYAFGALYNHPLEGLILDTIGGALSFLISGMTPRTGIFFFSFATIKTVDDHCGLWLPGNILHVFFSNNSAYHDIHHQLYGNKYNFSQPFFVMWDKILGTYMPYTLETRKGGGLEARPVKLNQAQQTKAD from the exons ATGGCATTTGCGGTCTCCGACGAGCTGCTGGGCACCTTCGTGCCGATTGCGGTGTACTGGCTCTACTCGGGGCTCTACGTCGTCCTGGACGGGCTCGGGATGGACGACTACAGGCTCCATCCCAAGGGGGAGGAGGAGGCCAAGAACATCGTTTCCAGGTCGACGGTCGTCAGGGGCGTCCTTGTTCAGCAGGCGTTTCAAATCGCTGTCTCCCTTCTTCTCTTCACG GTTCTTGGTGATGAGAATGGGGCTGTGAGGAAGCAACCTCCGGCTCTGGTATTGGCGTTGCAATTTATCGTTGCAATGTTTGTCATGGACACATGGCAGTATTTCATGCACAgatacatgcacatcaacaagtTCTTGTACAAGCACGTCCACTCTAAGCACCACACTCTTGTCGTCCCCTACGCTTTTGGAGCTCTGTACAACCACCCCCTGGAGGGACTCATCCTGGACACCATCGGTGGCGCGCTCTCGTTCCTCATCTCTGGCATGACCCCAAGGACTGGCATATTCTTCTTCTCGTTCGCGACCATCAAGACCGTCGACGACCACTGTGGTCTGTGGCTTCCTGGGAACATCCTCCATGTATTCTTCAGCAACAACAGCGCTTACCATGACATCCACCATCAGCTCTACGGCAACAAGTACAACTTCTCTCAGCCCTTCTTTGTCATGTGGGACAAGATCCTTGGAACATACATGCCTTACACTCTGGAGACCCGCAAGGGAGGTGGTCTCGAGGCGCGCCCGGTTAAGCTCAACCAAGCACAGCAGACCAAGGCTGATTGA